Proteins co-encoded in one Candidatus Methylomirabilota bacterium genomic window:
- a CDS encoding ABC transporter permease, which produces MHRYVLRRVAALAATLLFVSLLVFVVVRVLPGDPALIILGLEANADSVARVRRELGLDQPITVQYAHWVTRALSGDLGRSIQYDLPVATLILSRLTVTLPLTLLAAALMIAAAIPLGVYAATHHRRWGDYLTMVLSQLGVAVPGFWAGLLLILLFSVQLGWVQAGGFDGWGQGFWRGVRSLLLPAVALGLFQFAVLARTTRSALLEVLREEYVKTARAKGVAERGVLFRHALRNALIPIVTVAGVQLGQLLAGSIILESVFYLPGLGRLTLAAISARDLPVVQGVVLFVASMIVTVNAAVDILYGILDPRIRYG; this is translated from the coding sequence TTGCATCGCTACGTCCTCCGGAGGGTGGCGGCGCTGGCCGCCACCCTCCTTTTCGTCTCGCTCCTGGTGTTCGTGGTCGTGCGGGTGCTCCCCGGCGACCCCGCCCTCATCATCCTCGGCCTCGAGGCCAACGCGGACTCGGTGGCACGCGTGCGGCGAGAGCTGGGCCTCGACCAGCCCATCACCGTGCAGTACGCCCACTGGGTGACCCGCGCCCTGTCCGGCGACCTCGGCCGCTCGATCCAGTACGACCTGCCGGTGGCCACGCTGATCCTCTCGCGCCTCACCGTGACCCTGCCGCTGACCCTGCTGGCCGCGGCCCTGATGATCGCGGCCGCGATCCCGCTGGGCGTGTACGCGGCCACCCACCACCGGCGCTGGGGCGACTACCTCACGATGGTCCTGTCCCAGCTGGGGGTGGCGGTGCCCGGCTTCTGGGCGGGCCTGCTGCTGATTCTCTTGTTCTCGGTGCAGCTCGGCTGGGTGCAGGCCGGCGGCTTCGACGGCTGGGGGCAGGGGTTCTGGCGAGGGGTGCGCTCGCTGCTGCTGCCCGCGGTGGCCCTCGGCCTGTTCCAGTTCGCGGTGCTGGCCCGGACCACCCGCTCCGCGCTGCTCGAGGTGCTGCGCGAGGAATACGTGAAGACCGCGCGCGCCAAGGGCGTGGCGGAGCGGGGCGTGCTCTTCCGCCACGCGCTGCGCAACGCGCTGATCCCGATCGTCACGGTGGCCGGCGTCCAGCTCGGCCAGCTGCTGGCCGGCAGCATCATCCTGGAGTCGGTGTTCTATCTGCCGGGCCTGGGCCGCCTCACCCTGGCCGCGATCAGCGCGCGCGACCTGCCGGTGGTGCAGGGCGTGGTGCTCTTCGTGGCCTCCATGATCGTCACGGTCAACGCGGCGGTGGACATTCTCTACGGCATCCTCGACCCGCGCATCCGCTATGGCTGA
- a CDS encoding GNAT family N-acetyltransferase: MMTTLETPRLRLRPLVASDLLDLIRLDSDPEVMRYVGSPAGVRPPAEIEERARTRLREAEEGASDPLGFWRVEGRGDGAFHGLAALIRMPTGPDVELAYRLARTAWGHGIATEAAAALVAHALGALGLPRLVAVTYPDNHASQRVLDKLGFERRGLTEYKGVRATYHVLTRERWARDIDFDRASPP; the protein is encoded by the coding sequence ATGATGACCACGCTCGAGACGCCGCGCCTGCGTCTGCGCCCGCTCGTCGCGAGTGACCTGCTCGACCTGATCCGCCTCGACAGCGATCCGGAGGTCATGCGCTACGTGGGAAGCCCGGCCGGCGTCCGCCCGCCCGCCGAGATCGAGGAGCGGGCGCGGACCCGCCTCCGCGAGGCCGAGGAGGGCGCGTCCGACCCGCTCGGCTTCTGGCGCGTGGAGGGCCGCGGCGACGGCGCCTTCCACGGCCTCGCCGCGCTCATCCGCATGCCCACCGGCCCGGACGTGGAGCTGGCCTACCGGCTGGCCCGGACCGCCTGGGGCCACGGAATCGCCACCGAGGCGGCGGCCGCCCTCGTGGCGCACGCGCTGGGCGCCCTGGGGCTGCCTCGGCTGGTGGCGGTGACCTATCCGGACAATCACGCCTCGCAGCGCGTGCTCGACAAGCTGGGCTTCGAGCGCCGCGGGCTCACCGAGTACAAGGGGGTGCGCGCGACCTACCACGTGCTGACGCGCGAGCGCTGGGCCCGCGACATTGACTTTGATCGGGCCAGCCCGCCATAA
- a CDS encoding ABC transporter substrate-binding protein yields the protein MMRLLLAVLIAAFAAAPAVTLAQAPNGLVIQVATEPPGLDLTSNPSSAIAAVVFDNVQEGLIKIDRHGKMVPWLAERWYTSDSKNYTFFLRKGVRFHNGRELKASDVKFALDRAVNPETKHPYRVQYDVIQDVIVKDDYTVTVALKRVDATFLYTVARQGSVIYPREAVDTLKSQPMGTGPFTVAEWVRGDRIVLTKNKDYWVKGLPKLDRVVYRFIPDPNAALAALKAGDIDVSAFGIGPESVDELKKDARFQVIVGDTTNDVTLSMNNSKKPYSDKRVRLAITHAINKEEVLKGAMFGYGKVLGSNVDPTNPYYVDVSKRVGYDPVKAKKLLADAGYPNGFEAVFKVAPQYYYTVRSAEVVSSQLAKVGIRASIQQIEWGQWLSQVFCLAPCTNPDYDMSIIGHAEAFDIGNFANPKYYFRWDSPEFQKLFRASESAPDDKTRRELYVKMQDMLADEAPAVWLYMHPRLVVTKKGVTGIWKDLPLPVLDLSEVAWQK from the coding sequence ATGATGCGTTTGCTCCTGGCCGTCCTGATCGCCGCGTTCGCCGCGGCGCCCGCCGTCACGCTCGCCCAGGCCCCGAACGGCCTGGTGATCCAGGTGGCCACCGAGCCGCCCGGCCTCGATCTGACCTCCAACCCGTCGTCGGCGATCGCGGCGGTGGTCTTCGACAACGTGCAGGAGGGCCTGATCAAGATCGACCGTCACGGCAAGATGGTGCCGTGGCTGGCCGAGCGCTGGTACACGAGCGACAGCAAGAACTACACGTTCTTCCTCCGCAAGGGCGTGCGCTTCCACAACGGACGCGAGCTGAAGGCCTCCGACGTGAAGTTCGCGCTCGACCGGGCGGTGAACCCGGAGACCAAGCATCCCTACCGCGTGCAGTACGACGTCATCCAGGACGTCATCGTGAAGGACGACTACACGGTGACGGTGGCGCTCAAGCGGGTGGACGCGACGTTCCTCTACACGGTGGCCCGGCAGGGCTCGGTGATCTATCCGAGAGAAGCGGTGGACACGCTCAAGAGCCAGCCGATGGGCACGGGCCCCTTCACGGTGGCCGAGTGGGTGCGGGGCGACCGCATCGTGCTGACGAAGAACAAGGACTACTGGGTGAAGGGTCTGCCCAAGCTCGACCGGGTGGTGTACCGCTTCATCCCCGACCCGAACGCGGCCCTGGCCGCGCTCAAGGCCGGCGACATCGACGTCTCCGCCTTCGGCATCGGCCCGGAGAGCGTCGACGAGCTGAAGAAGGACGCGCGCTTCCAGGTCATCGTGGGCGACACCACCAACGACGTCACGCTGTCGATGAACAACAGCAAGAAGCCTTACTCGGACAAGCGGGTGCGGCTGGCCATCACCCACGCCATCAACAAGGAAGAGGTCCTGAAGGGGGCGATGTTCGGGTACGGCAAGGTCCTCGGCTCCAACGTGGATCCCACCAACCCCTACTACGTGGACGTCTCCAAGCGGGTGGGCTACGATCCGGTCAAGGCCAAGAAGCTCCTCGCGGATGCCGGCTACCCCAACGGCTTCGAGGCCGTCTTCAAGGTCGCGCCGCAGTACTACTACACGGTGCGCTCCGCCGAGGTGGTCAGCAGCCAGCTCGCCAAGGTGGGCATTCGCGCCAGCATCCAGCAGATCGAGTGGGGCCAGTGGCTGTCGCAGGTGTTCTGCCTGGCCCCGTGCACGAACCCCGACTACGACATGTCGATCATCGGCCACGCCGAGGCCTTCGACATCGGCAACTTCGCGAACCCGAAGTACTACTTCCGCTGGGACAGCCCCGAGTTCCAGAAGCTCTTCCGCGCCTCGGAGTCGGCGCCCGACGACAAGACGCGCCGCGAGCTCTACGTGAAGATGCAGGACATGCTCGCCGACGAGGCGCCGGCGGTCTGGCTCTACATGCACCCGCGGCTCGTGGTCACCAAGAAGGGCGTGACCGGCATCTGGAAGGACCTGCCGCTGCCGGTGCTCGACCTGTCCGAGGTGGCCTGGCAGAAGTAA
- a CDS encoding ABC transporter permease, producing MTFVIGLAITLGLVVTAAVSLFYTPRDPLEMSIAGRLQGPTPAHPLGTDQFGRDLLSRVMQGAITSILVGVIAVGIGMAVGVLFGILSGYFGGWLDEGFMRLVDAVQGFPAILSALLLAAVFKPTLTISMVAIGIAFLPVFARLTRASFLEFRDRDFVVAARALGAGDGALIGRHILPNTLPPLIVQATIS from the coding sequence GTGACGTTCGTGATCGGCCTCGCCATCACCCTCGGGCTGGTGGTGACCGCGGCGGTGAGCCTCTTCTACACGCCACGCGACCCGCTCGAGATGTCCATCGCGGGGCGGCTGCAGGGCCCGACGCCGGCGCACCCGCTCGGGACCGATCAGTTCGGACGCGACCTGCTGTCGCGGGTCATGCAAGGGGCCATCACCTCGATCCTGGTCGGGGTCATCGCGGTCGGCATCGGCATGGCGGTCGGCGTGCTCTTCGGCATCCTGTCCGGCTACTTCGGCGGCTGGCTCGACGAGGGCTTCATGCGCCTGGTGGACGCCGTGCAGGGCTTCCCGGCGATCCTCTCGGCCCTGCTCCTGGCCGCGGTGTTCAAGCCCACCCTGACCATCTCGATGGTGGCCATCGGCATCGCCTTTCTCCCGGTCTTCGCCCGTCTCACGCGGGCCAGCTTCCTCGAGTTCCGCGACCGCGACTTCGTGGTGGCGGCCCGGGCCCTCGGGGCCGGAGATGGCGCGCTCATCGGCCGGCACATCCTGCCCAACACGCTGCCGCCTTTGATCGTCCAGGCCACGATCAGCTT
- a CDS encoding SDR family oxidoreductase, producing MAPPALFLVTGGAGFIGSHIVERLLTEGQRVRVFDNFSTGSRANLEFARGHRRLEIVRGDLTSFKAVEKAMRGVTAVFHQAAMRSVPRSVADPLGANASNVTGTLHVLHAAAAQKRKPRVVYASSSSVYGDRPDLPKREDQPSAPISPYAATKVAGELYGSVWHRLMGVETVGLRYFNVFGPRQDPKSEYAAVIPRFILWAQQGQPLQVHGDGTQSRDFTYIDNVVAANLLAARADAAKVSGRAYNVGCGSRTSLLEIIAKLERMLGKPIKRKHSPGRAGDVPHTLADVSAGKRDLGYDPVVDFDEGLRRTVEFFTGRKVG from the coding sequence ATGGCGCCTCCAGCACTCTTCCTGGTGACCGGTGGAGCGGGTTTCATCGGTTCCCACATCGTCGAGCGGCTCCTCACCGAGGGGCAGCGGGTGCGGGTGTTCGACAATTTCTCCACCGGCAGCCGCGCGAACCTCGAGTTCGCCCGCGGCCATCGCCGGCTCGAGATCGTCCGCGGCGACCTCACCAGCTTCAAGGCGGTCGAGAAGGCCATGCGCGGGGTGACCGCGGTGTTCCACCAGGCCGCGATGCGCTCGGTGCCGCGCTCGGTGGCCGATCCGCTGGGCGCCAACGCCTCGAACGTGACCGGCACCCTGCACGTCCTCCACGCGGCGGCCGCCCAGAAGCGCAAGCCGCGAGTGGTCTACGCCTCCTCTTCCTCGGTGTACGGCGACCGCCCCGACCTGCCCAAGCGCGAGGATCAGCCCAGCGCCCCCATCTCGCCCTACGCGGCCACCAAGGTGGCCGGCGAGCTGTACGGCTCGGTGTGGCACCGGCTGATGGGCGTCGAGACGGTGGGCCTGCGCTACTTCAACGTGTTCGGCCCGCGCCAGGATCCCAAGAGCGAATACGCGGCGGTGATCCCGCGCTTCATCCTGTGGGCCCAGCAGGGCCAGCCGCTGCAGGTGCACGGCGACGGCACGCAGTCGCGCGACTTCACCTACATCGACAACGTGGTCGCGGCCAACCTGCTCGCGGCGCGGGCCGACGCGGCGAAGGTCTCCGGTCGGGCCTACAACGTGGGCTGCGGCAGCCGCACGAGCCTGCTCGAGATCATCGCCAAGCTCGAGCGGATGCTCGGCAAGCCGATCAAGCGCAAGCACTCGCCGGGCCGCGCCGGCGACGTCCCACACACCCTGGCCGACGTGAGCGCGGGCAAGCGCGACCTCGGCTACGATCCGGTGGTCGACTTCGACGAGGGCCTGCGGCGCACCGTCGAGTTCTTCACGGGGAGGAAAGTCGGATGA